The Schistocerca gregaria isolate iqSchGreg1 unplaced genomic scaffold, iqSchGreg1.2 ptg001083l, whole genome shotgun sequence genome contains a region encoding:
- the LOC126328072 gene encoding uncharacterized protein LOC126328072, translating to MNKRKCARHVQNDTYNVVNSLLPTPLECSAYYRLTSDMSDPDSWNVASKQYPATLLDIPIYLAKALPNIHCLAPNRAVNPDLSDNCSSSSLSLLDFSEEVMRVLCPLVDASDFGKRSVHALREEAQNDADVVRASEIVHDDRHSKYMPYFIKLKEISHALKSSQLTVSEKEELCKKFRLTSEQSSESGASAILFEALYSHYLDHVESGCKSNSKGALESVQKSICQLLDIQSGLTHERLRDGLNENLKGSLSNSGFRGLKEDVEPGEGCDEVATKRGSRSSGENANGVGLVDYRDGLVDAGLSSLKGCSVETDTRERVVAGGCGDEEVVADELAEGVAQEMNTGTDCVGPEVADADEGIIEEEKVLDLGENRSADSSQTSSSEESDSGNHDKSRGLYSMSDRKRDRNAPTEFGRPGEVMELGKEERSPDAKRRTVELGESSCRKKRAQYRMHVETLSRWCEEWLCRKSDELKKEVPMDALPSYKLFSDLCTDVYMPGSEHANSCFEMLSEVVEYANNLEAKLIAESALPMLSVLYAIVAQWAMMTRKEFDAGSGPRDDRVLTNALGVMKKVVNEWWREAGKRDEAEANLVSQVFVEMLRCLKDLVEKFKLSDDHLTLIVSSVLPLVYMDVLEGVYEHSVCVIKVLFRRYKSYRNGLIMDLLVELDMRLKAEKKEGAKASAKKSGELKKYVERFCFLALQMVQGSVVLPRKAQTKAEEGSELEDEEGISSYTVLSHWVRVFIAQLFVRVASNMESKDNEYQMVLGQIVECILELSSRPEWPATWLFLYQLRVMLIQHGKWVSTLNYSKLTEKYQIHLVSLLGQLAASFARTRSWVERRIFRQRSADPELKENVCCAICRKKAIAGVDWIECERCHQWCIHAGCCVQAPWADDAVGERDQMWWCDDCAFDETVKWLEQRKIIQNESSDGDEKDEKDQFVKDLAMFRLSEYERFAAHALMSNYFNFHYSRTFQHSLLEAKRFWLYRWLLDTSHDEFRSFYYQAWQDDVSPCTWPCREPAKASPRVTWRGGQLNTTPAAAGHRQIPIFPSSLVLGASPTLPGVFYLMQRLFHASQSMSMVYYGIVDYLVSILHQEHARVRAHVLHVLTSVLHSDPSLFNYPKVYHAIRMSFSDPSAMTREKCLILVGRFLATRQDCKDAYMALVTENLTDSSIQVRKRVVRIISSLCHLKFHTLLTAKLCTLLVLKVLHQPIDPLREMVLTLFRQLWLSSDSVRRQYVEEAKVELLTQPSRSSQESEKWIGDEDDEYLSAPDAFCPLDQTNQADCSTGADIDNYTLTLEEWFELNQFVDPYDDASLNDQRLSRCRSLPCFLKKLKHDGQIHILYQILYVLEQCYLLSGLSSVTWLTDVFCAGPSGETPKKGCEGRDPQLEPFISVSMKILLLGRDDASEFASEGVFFERCECMEKWSEIKKLEMEGSELKTGEATEGANEDTTHSREIESSSKSPSRRLLVSILLYHLSRTYPVPLLPHFESICLQLAYHLPLNTLKPDQTNLIKLVVMILTNLIPSLYCPRSSLILSLRQDLTKLIQYHGMPVISASIKCAVALVQHQLVDDRWLSMIYETAMSSLSQAMPDKSQLTIRALYVVSQIVEAYSFDSEANRGLQRESLEELGQVQYHTHAERVYEVLMHGWEAQASVQIRVIVLRALGSLAHRCPGILVRPAVQKIFGVALESEAPASLKVQAIKTITEYLVHTEDQWVEQSRLSSSRTTYSGLRAANLADRSADQKAGAVCSAAYKNLDSGLTNAIVSLYVERIVSFGTDLDEKVRWASLELISRALRMNLIYSALSVPTLVALITDRRRDISEMAARTLSLLELSKIQTRLLDSFLVSFEFQKKIYGKPRAVIKAVISTDPPVYRYHSVLGSVYELFEKAGVRTANDFLSVAIRLTESLAKKNASVNPQLVSYLIAMLAQLPFRREREPMFVVHRIYEWWIKHADMVAGDLIQYYKRLKRKYRESAKINKNGADGGPGLSLSSFLSNFQADMDIRWIADADLWYTEYAGSFQLALMGCQLFLLSEFYVNLYHLSLSKCQLFVNLEKKNMLLNTHVQHTNLRVYVKKHHAKFEPLFLLKSDWIGRDQEKRFVYLCFKEATEQAKYDKMV from the exons ATGAATAAGAGGAAGTGTGCACGCCACGTCCAGAATGATACATATAATGTTGTCAATTCGTTGCTGCCGACTCCTTTAGAATGCTCTGCTTATTATAGGCTTACGTCCGATATGAGCGATCCAGATTCATGGAATGTGGCAAGCAAGCAATACCCAGCTACTCTCTTAGACATTCCAATTTATTTGGCGAAGGCGCTTCCCAATATACACTGTTTGGCACCAAATAGAGCCGTTAATCCTGATTTATCCGACAATTGTTCGTCGAGTTCGTTATCCTTGCTTGATTTTAGCGAGGAGGTGATGCGAGTTTTATGCCCATTGGTGGATGCATCCGATTTTGGTAAGCGATCTGTTCATGCCTTGCGGGAGGAGGC TCAAAACGATGCGGATGTAGTTAGAGCTTCTGAAATTGTCCATGACGATAGACACTCGAAATATATGC CATATTTTATAAAACTGAAGGAAATATCTCACGCGTTGAAAAGCTCCCAGCTTACGGTGTCTGAAAAAGAGGAGCTTTGCAAAAAGTTTCGCCTGACGTCTGAGCAATCGTCAGAATCGGGTGCATCGGCGATTTTATTTGAAGCACTTTACAGTCATTATTTAGATCACGTGGAGTCAGGATGTAAAAGCAATTCAAAAGGTGCATTGGAATCGGTACAAAAGTCGATTTGTCAGCTGTTAGACATACAAAGCGGTTTGACGCACGAAAGATTGAGAGATGGTCTGAATGAAAATTTGAAGGGTTCATTGTCGAATTCTGGATTTCGAGGGTTGAAGGaggacgttgagcctggagaaggcTGTGACGAAGTTGCAACTAAAAGAGGTTCGAGGTCGTCGGGAGAGAATGCAAACGGGGTAGGTCTTGTTGATTACAGGGATGGGTTGGTGGACGCTGGTCTTAGCAGTTTGAAGGGTTGCAGTGTTGAGACCGATACTAGAGAGCGAGTTGTTGCAGGTGGCTGCGGCGATGAAGAGGTGGTGGCTGATGAGTTAGCAGAAGGTGTCGCACAAGAAATGAATACTGGCACGGATTGTGTTGGACCAGAGGTGGCGGATGCAGATGAAGGCATCATTGAAGAGGAGAAGGTGCTTGATTTAGGCGAAAATAGAAGTGCTGATTCTTCGCAGACGAGCAGCTCTGAAGAATCAGATAGCGGAAATCATGACAAGTCGCGAGGTTTGTATTCGATGAGCGATAGAAAGAGAGATAGAAATGCGCCGACAGAGTTTGGGCGGCCAGGAGAAGTTATGGAGCTGGGAAAAGAGGAGAGGAGTCCGGACGCGAAACGTCGTACGGTTGAGTTAGGAGAAAGTTCGTGTAGAAAGAAGAGGGCTCAATATCGGATGCACGTGGAGACATTGTCTCGCTGGTGTGAAGAGTGGCTGTGTAGGAAAAGCGACGAGTTGAAGAAAGAGGTGCCGATGGACGCGTTGCCTTCTTATAAGTTGTTTTCAGATCTATGTACAGATGTGTATATGCCTGGATCGGAGCATGCGAATTCCTGCTTTGAAATGCTGAGTGAAGTAGTTGAATATGCAAATAATTTGGAGGCGAAGTTGATCGCGGAAAGCGCGTTGCCGATGCTGTCGGTGTTGTACGCGATTGTGGCGCAATGGGCGATGATGACGAGGAAGGAATTCGACGCTGGGAGTGGTCCGAGGGACGACAGGGTGTTGACCAATGCGTTGGGAGTGATGAAGAAGGTGGTGAATGAGTGGTGGAGGGAGGCGGGGAAGAGAGACGAAGCAGAGGCGAATCTGGTGAGTCAGGTTTTTGTGGAGATGCTGAGATGTTTGAAGGATTTGGTGGAAAAATTTAAACTATCGGACGACCATTTGACGTTGATTGTTTCGAGCGTGCTGCCATTGGTTTACATGGACGTGTTAGAGGGTGTCTATGAGCATAGCGTATGTGTGATCAAGGTGTTATTTAGGCGATACAAATCGTATAGAAATGGGTTGATTATGGATCTGTTGGTGGAATTGGACATGCGTTTGAAGGCCGAGAAAAAGGAGGGGGCGAAAGCGAGTGCGAAGAAGTCAGGAGAGTTGAAGAAGTACGTGGAGAGGTTTTGTTTTTTGGCGTTACAGATGGTACAAGGAAGTGTGGTGCTGCCGCGCAAGGCTCAGACGAAGGCGGAAGAGGGGTCTGAGTTAGAAGATGAAGAAGGGATTAGTTCTTATACCGTATTGAGTCATTGGGTGCGAGTGTTCATCGCGCAGTTGTTTGTTCGCGTGGCATCGAATATGGAGAGCAAAGACAACGAATATCAAATGGTTTTAGGTCAGATAGTGGAGTGCATACTTGAATTGTCAAGTCGCCCCGAATGGCCGGCGACGTGGTTGTTTTTATATCAACTGCGGGTGATGTTGATTCAACACGGGAAGTGGGTGTCGACATTGAATTATTCCAAGTTGACGGAGAAGTATCAGATACATTTGGTTTCGCTGTTGGGTCAGCTGGCTGCGTCCTTTGCGAGGACTCGTTCGTGGGTAGAGAGGAGGATATTTAGGCAGAGATCGGCCGATCCGGAGTTGAAAGAGAATGTGTGTTGCGCGATTTGTCGAAAGAAGGCGATCGCCGGAGTTGACTGGATTGAGTGTGAGCGTTGCCACCAATGGTGCATTCATGCCGGCTGTTGCGTGCAGGCGCCATGGGCGGACGATGCGGTTGGCGAGAGGGATCAGATGTGGTGGTGCGACGATTGTGCGTTTGATGAGACAGTCAAATGGCTGGAACAGAGAAAAATCATACAGAATGAATCGAGCGACGGAGATGAAAAAGACGAAAAGGATCAATTTGTTAAAGACTTGGCTATGTTTCGTCTTTCTGAGTACGAGCGTTTTGCTGCTCATGCGCTTATGTCCAATTACTTTAATTTTCATTACAGTCGGACGTTTCAGCATTCATTATTGGAAGCGAAGCGGTTTTGGCTCTACCGTTGGCTTTTGGACACGTCTCACGACGAGTTTCGTTCGTTTTATTACCAGGCGTGGCAGGATGACGTATCGCCCTGCACTTGGCCCTGTCGCGAGCCCGCAAAGGCGTCGCCTCGCGTTACGTGGAGAGGGGGCCAATTGAACACCACGCCAGCTGCGGCCGGTCACAGGCAGATTCCTATTTTCCCTTCTAGTTTGGTACTGGGCGCGTCTCCGACTCTGCCTGGTGTTTTTTATTTGATGCAGCGTCTTTTTCATGCTTCCCAAAGCATGTCCATGGTCTATTACGGAATTGTCGATTATTTGGTTTCGATTTTGCACCAGGAACACGCTCGTGTTCGCGCTCACGTCTTGCACGTGCTGACGTCCGTTCTGCACTCCGATCCTTCTCTGTTCAACTACCCGAAGGTGTACCACGCCATTCGCATGAGCTTTTCAGATCCGTCCGCCATGACGCGAGAAAAGTGTTTGATTTTGGTAGGGCGGTTTCTGGCGACGCGGCAAGATTGCAAGGACGCCTACATGGCTTTGGTGACGGAAAACTTGACCGATTCGTCGATCCAGGTGAGAAAGCGAGTTGTGAGGATCATATCGAGCCTTTGTCATTTAAAGTTTCATACGCTATTGACAGCGAAGTTGTGCACTCTGTTGGTATTGAAGGTGTTGCATCAGCCGATAGACCCGCTCCGGGAGATGGTGTTGACTCTATTTAGACAGCTTTGGCTGAGCAGTGACTCAGTGAGAAGGCAATATGTCGAGGAGGCCAAAGTGGAGTTGTTGACGCAGCCGAGTCGCTCTTCGCAAGAATCAGAAAAGTGGATCGGCGATGAAGATGACGAATATTTGTCTGCACCTGATGCGTTTTGTCCCCTCGATCAGACGAATCAAGCCGACTGTTCAACTGGCGCTGACATTGACAATTATACGCTAACGCTTGAAGAATGGTTCGAATTGAATCAGTTTGTCGACCCCTACGACGACGCTTCTCTCAACGACCAACGGCTGTCTCGGTGTCGATCTCTGCCCTGCTTCCTCAAAAAGCTCAAACACGACGGTCAGATTCACATTTTGTACCAGATTTTATACGTTCTCGAGCAGTGTTATCTTCTTTCTGGCCTTTCTTCCGTTACCTGGCTCACCGACGTCTTTTGCGCCGGTCCTTCTGGAGAGACGCCAAAGAAGGGCTGCGAAGGCCGTGATCCGCAGCTGGAGCCCTTCATTAGCGTTTCCATGAAGATCTTGTTGTTGGGTCGCGATGACGCGTCCGAGTTTGCCAGCGAGGGCGTTTTTTTCGAGCGTTGCGAATGCATGGAGAAGTGGTCCGAAATCAAGAAGCTGGAGATGGAGGGGAGCGAGCTGAAGACCGGTGAGGCCACCGAAGGAGCCAACGAAGACACGACTCATTCCAGAGAAATTGAGAGTTCTTCGAAGTCGCCTTCACGTCGCCTTCTTGTTTCCATTCTCCTTTATCACCTTTCGCGCACTTATCCAGTTCCCCTTTTGCCGCATTTCGAATCGATTTGTCTGCAGTTGGCCTACCACCTTCCGCTCAACACCCTCAAGCCGGACCAGACCAATTTGATCAAGTTGGTGGTCATGATTTTGACAAATTTGATTCCGAGCCTATACTGTCCTCGATCGTCGTTGATTTTGTCGCTGCGCCAAGACCTGACGAAGCTGATCCAGTACCACGGGATGCCCGTGATTTCGGCATCGATCAAGTGCGCGGTTGCCTTGGTCCAGCACCAACTCGTCGACGATCGATGGCTGTCGATGATCTACGAAACCGCCATGAGTTCGCTGAGCCAGGCGATGCCGGACAAGTCGCAGCTGACGATTCGCGCGCTTTACGTCGTCAGTCAGATTGTAGAAGCGTACTCGTTTGATTCGGAGGCCAATCGTGGGCTGCAGCGAGAAAGCTTAGAGGAGTTGGGTCAAGTGCAGTATCACACACACGCGGAACGTGTGTATGAGGTATTGATGCACGGTTGGGAGGCGCAGGCTTCGGTACAGATTCGGGTGATTGTCTTGCGGGCGCTGGGCAGTTTGGCGCATCGATGCCCCGGCATTTTGGTTCGTCCGGCTGTACAGAAGATTTTTGGAGTGGCTTTGGAGAGCGAGGCGCCGGCGTCTCTCAAGGTTCAGGCGATTAAAACGATTACCGAATACCTGGTTCATACAGAGGATCAGTGGGTTGAGCAATCTCGATTGTCTTCGAGCAGGACTACTTATTCGGGGCTCAGAGCTGCGAATTTGGCTGATCGGTCGGCCGATCAGAAGGCAGGCGCTGTTTGTTCGGCGGCTTATAAAAATTTAGATTCTGGACTGACCAATGCGATTGTGTCTCTGTATGTTGAGCGCATTGTGTCGTTTGGGACGGATTTAGACGAAAAAGTTCGCTGGGCTTCGCTGGAGTTGATATCTCGCGCACTACGCATGAATCTGATCTATTCTGCGCTCAGCGTGCCTACATTGGTGGCTTTGATTACGGATCGCCGTCGAGATATCTCTGAGATGGCTGCGCGGACGCTTTCCTTATTGGAGCTGTCAAAAATTCAAACGCGTCTTTTGGATAGTTTTTTGGTGTCATTTGAATTCCAAAAAAAAATATATGGAAAGCCTCGCGCCGTGATCAAGGCGGTGATATCGACCGATCCCCCTGTGTATAGATATCACTCCGTGCTGGGTAGTGTATATGAGTTATTTGAAAAGGCGGGCGTGCGTACCGCCAATGATTTTTTGTCAGTGGCGATTCGTTTGACGGAAAGTTTGGCCAAGAAGAACGCGTCTGTAAATCCTCAGTTGGTGAGCTATCTCATTGCTATGCTGGCGCAGTTGCCGTTCAGGAGAGAGCGAGAGCCGATGTTTGTGGTTCACAGGATATATGAGTGGTGGATCAAACACGCGGACATGGTTGCGGGTGACCTGATTCAATACTACAAGCGATTGAAGCGCAAGTATCGGGAAAGTGCGAAAATCAACAAGAACGGCGCTGACGGTGGACCGGGGCTGAGTTTATCTTCCTTCCTCTCCAACTTTCAGGCTGATATGGACATCAGGTGGATCGCCGACGCCGATCTGTGGTACACCGAATATGCGGGTTCATTTCAACTGGCGTTGATGGGGTGCCAGTTGTTTTTGCTTAGCGAATTTTACGTCAACTTGTACCACTTGTCTCTTTCGAAGTGCCAGCTCTTCGTTAATTTGGAGAAAAAAAACATGCTTCTGAACACACATGTACAACACACGAATTTGCGAGTCTATGTAAAGAAGCACCATGCGAAGTTCGAGCCGTTATTCTTGTTAAAGAGTGATTGGATTGGCCGCGATCAAGAGAAGAggtttgtgtatttatgttttaaGGAGGCCACTGAGCAGGCGAAGTACGACAAAATGGTTTAG
- the LOC126328049 gene encoding putative tRNA (cytidine(32)/guanosine(34)-2'-O)-methyltransferase, with translation MGRSGPEVRDIYYRRAKEEGWRARSAFKLLQIDEEVNLFENVERCIDLCAAPGSWSQVVSKRVWASSNKKDRVKIVSVDIQDMAPIDGVVQIKGDITKESTVEEIVKSLGGEQVQLILCDGASDVTGLHDMDEYIQSGLLLSALNVAMRLLEPGGTFLAKFFKGRHAFLTHAQFRVFFSSVQFIKPTSSRSHSMESFIVCERFKLPIGYALKSQALLEEPGEKRTLGGDGLALFVQSGDLSGFDEILGLESNDS, from the exons ATGGGTCGATCTGGTCCTGAAGTGCGC GACATTTACTACCGCCGTGCAAAGGAGGAAGGCTGGCGGGCGAGGTCGGCGTTTAAGCTCTTGCAGATTGATGAGGAAGTGAATCTCTTTGAAA ATGTCGAGAGGTGTATTGATTTATGCGCGGCGCCCGGGAGTTGGAGCCAGGTGGTTAGCAAGAGGGTTTGGGCGTCCTCCAACAA GAAGGACAGGGTCAAGATCGTGTCCGTTGATATTCAGGACATGGCCCCGATCGATGGCGTGGTACAAATCAAGGGTGACATCACGAAAGAGAGCACCGTTGAAGAGATTGTGAAGTCGCTCGGAGGAGAGCAGGTGCAGCTGATCCTGTGCGACGGAGCGTCGGACGTGACTGGATTGCACGACATGGATGAATACATTCAGTCCGGACTGCTTCTTTCC gcactgAATGTGGCGATGCGTCTTTTGGAGCCGGGCGGCACTTTTTTGGCCAAGTTCTTCAAGGGGAGGCACGCCTTCTTGACCCACGCTCAGTTCAGGGTCTTTTTCTCCTCGGTCCAGTTTATAAAGCCCACGAGCTCTCGTTCTCACTCGATGGAATCGTTCATCGTCTGCGAGCGCTTCAAGCTTCCAATCGGCTACGCGCTCAAGTCGCAGGCACTCCTCGAGGAACCCGGCGAGAAACGGACGCTGGGCGGCGACGGGCTGGCGCTCTTCGTGCAGTCTGGAGACTTGTCCGGATTCGACGAGATTCTGGGACTGGAATCCAACGATTCATAA
- the LOC126328070 gene encoding uncharacterized protein LOC126328070, whose translation MNTGVGRRRRDACFHVFLLFFVLIVHAPAARCVRRAQSAAPRDERVDELPGEEVEKVGSFGFYMDLTICIVLVTLAGLMSGLTLGLMGLDLNMLEILLKHGTPEEKHCASKILPLVKRHHLSLVTLLLTNACAMEALPIFLERLVPPWAAIFLSVTAVLLFGEIIPQAIFSRWALRLGGKTYWIVWCLIYISWPISWPISKLLDYLIGEKIGTLYKRNQLKEFVGFHAAKAFEFHGPGNGNNSPGAHYIELNTGSKMPSEDLLTEDEVVIIKGVLDLASKTVESAMTPLNKVFSLSITDNIDANTMRIISHFGHSRIPLWEGRPSNLVGMLLVKTLTLKFILEGGKLQGTDFRKELPLFNRNILLYTALNLFQTGKSHMAGVIDQHGEAIGIITLEDIIEEMIQEEIEDEMDVKNKERIAALISRSSKPQLEMLTNKNKQHEV comes from the exons ATGAACACTGGTGTCGGTCGACGGCGAAGAGATGCTTGCTTTCACGTTTTCTTGCTCTTTTTCGTATTAATCGTGCACGCGCCGGCTGCGAGATGCGTTCGCCGCGCACAGTCCGCAGCCCCTCGAGACGAGCGTGTGGACGAACTGCCGGGTGAAGAGGTAGAAAAAGTGGGCTCCTTTGGCTTCTATATGGACTTGACCATCTGCATAGTGCTGGTGACATTAGCAG GTTTGATGTCCGGATTGACGCTAGGACTGATGGGGCTGGACCTCAACATGTTAGAGATATTGCTTAAACATGGGACCCCAGAAGAG AAACATTGCGCATCCAAAATTTTGCCATTGGTCAAGAGGCACCATTTGTCTTTGGTGACCCTTCTGCTGACCAATGCCTGCGCCATGGAGGCCCTACCCATTTTTTTAGAGCGACTGGTTCCTCCTTGGGCGGCGATATTCCTTTCGGTGACAGCCGTGCTGTTATTTGGCGA AATTATCCCGCAGGCGATCTTTTCCAGGTGGGCTCTGCGCTTGGGCGGAAAAACGTATTGGATAGTGTGGTGCCTGATCTACATTTCGTGGCCAATTAGTTGGCCCATTTCGAAGTTGCTGGACTACCTGATAGGAGAAAAAATCGGCACGCTGTATAAGCGAAATC AACTTAAGGAGTTTGTAGGCTTTCACGCCGCCAAAGCATTTGAGTTTCATGGCCCCGGGAACGGGAACAATTCGCCAGGAGCGCACTATATTGAGCTGAACACCGGAAGCAAGATGCCGAGCGAGGACCTCTTGACCGAAGACGAGGTGGTTATTATCAAGGGGGTACTAGATTTGGCGTCGAAGACGGTCGAATCGGCGATGACACCCTTGAACAAGGTTTTTTCGTTGAGCATAACCGACAATATTGATGCCAACACCATGCGGATCATCTCGCACTTCGGACACAGCCGAATTCCGTTGTGGGAGGGCCGTCCGTCTAATTTAGTAGGGATGCTTCTTGTCAAAACACTCACTTTAAAGTTCATTTTAGAGGGCGGGAAGCTTCAGGGAACGGACTTCCGAAAGGAACTGCCTCTGTTCAATCGAAACATATTGCTGTACACGGCGTTGAACTTGTTTCAGACGGGAAAGAGCCACATGGCGGGCGTAATAGACCAACACGGAGAGGCGATAGGAATCATCACGTTAGAGGATATCATAGAGGAAATGA TTCAAGAAGAAATCGAAGATGAGATGGACGTGAAGAACAAAGAGCGCATCGCCGCCCTAATCTCGAGGTCGAGCAAACCTCAGCTCGAAATGCTGACAAATAAAAACAAGCAGCACGAGGTCTAG
- the LOC126328069 gene encoding Golgi to ER traffic protein 4 homolog isoform X2: protein MVHTRGPRMGVKLMQEQLEAARQEKDWYTVQQLYKTLYARYLHTNQTSEIGPLLRDGVSSHYPKGNRHPSKVMFIREAVKWSKAPENRNQGDPLLHAKFADMFRKDLDYKAAQAHYLRSHEPQSLASMLHEWKELGHPSERDLFPVRALLQYLVLGDLSNARLMFQAYTEGNTDEATWTPLMNFAKLLLQALEQKDLNLFNRLRDEYAKSIQRDPIFARYLDEVARVFYGVKKPVTGLGELVGEFLEMMNTKGAQPGDDAVYNRGRESGPPDEKLEGILDLSE, encoded by the exons ATGGTACATACGAGAGGGCCCAGAATGGGCGTGAAGCTGATGCAAGAGCAACTGGAGGCGGCGCGTCAAGAGAAGGATTGGTACACAGTGCAGCAGCTGTACAAAACGCTGTATGCGAG ATATTTGCACACGAACCAGACGTCGGAAATAGGTCCTTTGTTGAGAGATGGTGTAT CTTCCCATTATCCCAAGGGGAACAGGCATCCGTCGAAGGTGATGTTTATTCGAGAAGCGGTGAAATGGTCGAAGGCGCCGGAGAACAGGAACCAGGGTGATCCGTTGCTGCACGCGAAGTTCGCGGACATGTTCCGGAAGGACCTGGATTACAAAGCGGCACAAGCTCACTATTTGAGAAGTCACGAACCCCAAAGTTTGGCCAGCATGCTGCACGAGTGGAAGGAGTTGGGGCATCCGAGCGAGAGGGACCTGTTTCCAGTGCGCGCGCTTTTGCAGTACTTGGTGTTGGGCGACCTGAGCAACGCGAGGCTCATGTTTCAGGCGTACACGGAGGGCAACACGGATGAAGCTACATGGACGCCTTTGATGAATTTTGCGAAGTTGCTGTTACAGGCGCTCGAACAGAAGGACTTGAACCTCTTCAACAGGCTCCGCGACGAGTACGCCAAGTCTATACAGAGAGATCCCATTTTCGCGCGATACTTGGACGAGGTCGCTCGAGTTTTTTACGGTGTCAAAAAGCCGGTGACCGGACTGGGCGAGCTGGTTGGTGAATTTTTAGAAATGATGAATACGAAGGGCGCTCAGCCTGGAGACGACGCCGTTTACAACCGGGGGAGAGAGAGCGGGCCGCCGGATGAAAAGTTGGAGGGGATTCTAGACCTCTCCGAGTGA
- the LOC126328069 gene encoding Golgi to ER traffic protein 4 homolog isoform X1, with protein sequence MVHTRGPRMGVKLMQEQLEAARQEKDWYTVQQLYKTLYARYLHTNQTSEIGPLLRDGVCTLLDNKEIASGSELALLLIRYLSERRIPPESPYIDYVLEIASHYPKGNRHPSKVMFIREAVKWSKAPENRNQGDPLLHAKFADMFRKDLDYKAAQAHYLRSHEPQSLASMLHEWKELGHPSERDLFPVRALLQYLVLGDLSNARLMFQAYTEGNTDEATWTPLMNFAKLLLQALEQKDLNLFNRLRDEYAKSIQRDPIFARYLDEVARVFYGVKKPVTGLGELVGEFLEMMNTKGAQPGDDAVYNRGRESGPPDEKLEGILDLSE encoded by the exons ATGGTACATACGAGAGGGCCCAGAATGGGCGTGAAGCTGATGCAAGAGCAACTGGAGGCGGCGCGTCAAGAGAAGGATTGGTACACAGTGCAGCAGCTGTACAAAACGCTGTATGCGAG ATATTTGCACACGAACCAGACGTCGGAAATAGGTCCTTTGTTGAGAGATGGTGTATGTACGCTGCTTGACAATAAGGAAATAGCGTCTGGAAGCGAGCTGGCGCTGTTGCTCATCAGATACCTTTCCGAGAGGCGAATCCCGCCCGAATCTCCATATATTGATTATGTTCTTGAAATAGCTTCCCATTATCCCAAGGGGAACAGGCATCCGTCGAAGGTGATGTTTATTCGAGAAGCGGTGAAATGGTCGAAGGCGCCGGAGAACAGGAACCAGGGTGATCCGTTGCTGCACGCGAAGTTCGCGGACATGTTCCGGAAGGACCTGGATTACAAAGCGGCACAAGCTCACTATTTGAGAAGTCACGAACCCCAAAGTTTGGCCAGCATGCTGCACGAGTGGAAGGAGTTGGGGCATCCGAGCGAGAGGGACCTGTTTCCAGTGCGCGCGCTTTTGCAGTACTTGGTGTTGGGCGACCTGAGCAACGCGAGGCTCATGTTTCAGGCGTACACGGAGGGCAACACGGATGAAGCTACATGGACGCCTTTGATGAATTTTGCGAAGTTGCTGTTACAGGCGCTCGAACAGAAGGACTTGAACCTCTTCAACAGGCTCCGCGACGAGTACGCCAAGTCTATACAGAGAGATCCCATTTTCGCGCGATACTTGGACGAGGTCGCTCGAGTTTTTTACGGTGTCAAAAAGCCGGTGACCGGACTGGGCGAGCTGGTTGGTGAATTTTTAGAAATGATGAATACGAAGGGCGCTCAGCCTGGAGACGACGCCGTTTACAACCGGGGGAGAGAGAGCGGGCCGCCGGATGAAAAGTTGGAGGGGATTCTAGACCTCTCCGAGTGA